From the Cucurbita pepo subsp. pepo cultivar mu-cu-16 chromosome LG05, ASM280686v2, whole genome shotgun sequence genome, one window contains:
- the LOC111795984 gene encoding lysM domain receptor-like kinase 3 produces the protein MLIRVTIIYIYIFEVDLLRVYYTSISSPQKNLHLLLLLLLLHSFMCITKMALHVAEIESKPPLSRSPRSKLSDANSSTSSPYKDSEFIFSNSTNKFSSGSFSSLHESLPESPRIFDFSEINAATNNFLNKRYSASSSTPSWRCTLRGKDVMIFQRKFHRKIKLQEFRDRFYEICRSHHTSMIELLGASISGEYLYLVYNFVNGANLSDCLRNSRSPNFTVLSTWISRMQVATDLAQGLDYIHNKSGLNISLSHNHIKSSSIIVTEPLFNARICHFGAAQLCNEVDWNKTVEEPTDSRCNGEISTDSMKKVQIKGVRGYMAPEYKSSGIATPMTDVYAFGVVILELLSGEEPLKFKFDRRKGNFVRVSLIESAMAVIEGDNDEEPQGGVALEVGGRLRRWVDRRLKDSFPIHVAEKVTRLAIHCVDVDPSKRPNMAHVASKISKLYLESRIWSNNRAIPAGSSVSLAPR, from the coding sequence ATGTTGATACGTGtaactattatatatatatatatatttgaagtaGACCTGCTAAGAGTTTACTACACATCAATTTCTTCCCCCCAGAAAaaccttcatcttcttcttcttcttcttcttcttcattcctttatGTGTATAACGAAAATGGCGCTCCATGTTGCAGAGATTGAATCAAAACCTCCCCTCTCGCGATCCCCGCGATCTAAACTCTCCGATGCAAATTCATCTACCTCTTCCCCTTACAAGGATTCCGAATTCATATTCTCCAATTCCaccaacaaattttcttcagGTTCCTTTTCGAGCCTTCACGAATCTCTTCCTGAATCTCCTCGAATCTTTGATTTCTCTGAAATTAACGCAGCCACTAACAATTTTCTGAACAAGCGATACTCTGCCTCGTCCTCCACGCCTTCATGGCGTTGCACGCTTCGTGGTAAGGATGTCATGATCTTCCAACGCAAGTTTCATCGCAAAATAAAGCTCCAGGAATTCAGAGATCGCTTCTACGAGATTTGTCGAAGTCACCACACGAGTATGATCGAACTTCTTGGCGCTTCAATTTCTGGAGAATATCTCTATTTGGTTTACAATTTTGTAAATGGAGCGAATCTCTCCGATTGTTTGAGAAATTCCAGAAGCCCTAATTTCACTGTTTTATCCACTTGGATTTCCAGAATGCAAGTCGCTACAGATTTGGCGCAAGGCCTCGATTATATCCACAACAAATCAGGATTAAACATAAGCCTATCGCATAATCACATAAAGAGTAGCAGTATTATAGTAACAGAGCCTTTGTTTAACGCTAGGATTTGTCACTTCGGTGCAGCGCAGCTCTGTAATGAGGTTGATTGGAACAAAACAGTTGAAGAACCGACGGATTCGAGGTGTAATGGCGAAATTTCTACGGATTCAATGAAGAAAGTACAGATAAAAGGGGTTAGAGGATACATGGCACCGGAGTATAAATCCAGCGGCATAGCAACTCCAATGACCGACGTGTACGCGTTCGGCGTGGTGATTTTAGAGCTATTGTCTGGAGAGGAGcctttgaagttcaaatttgaCAGAAGAAAAGGCAATTTCGTTAGGGTTTCTTTGATCGAGAGCGCCATGGCAGTAATCGAAGGAGATAATGACGAGGAGCCTCAAGGCGGTGTAGCCCTAGAAGTAGGAGGAAGGTTGAGAAGGTGGGTGGACCGTAGGTTAAAGGACTCTTTTCCGATACACGTGGCGGAGAAGGTCACGCGATTGGCTATTCATTGTGTTGACGTGGATCCATCTAAGCGCCCTAATATGGCTCACGTGGCAAGCAAGATTTCCAAGCTGTATTTAGAATCGAGAATTTGGTCAAATAATCGGGCAATTCCGGCCGGGTCGTCGGTTTCTCTAGCTCCTCGCTGA
- the LOC111795962 gene encoding uncharacterized protein LOC111795962 isoform X2 produces MTGTWKKLKMAFGTRMCLHLPRVAGDSTPSSNVAPMSSEAVSPMGSASNCRQSSPIHSSSSSRVSKSGSRSSRRTCAICLITMKAGNGHAIFTAECSHSFHFHCIASNVKHGSQICPVCRAKWKEIPFQISTSDYASPRTNPVGSAPDDPWMAMVRQMASPRSDTGRQISSLFHGSEPVAYDDDEALDQQPHATERNTSNDGAAVHSCTDKVEVKTYPEISAVPRSVSRDHFSVLVHVKAPFSIATQNNSRSQAALPLLNQPSRAPVDLVTVLDVSGSMAGTKLALLKRAMGFVIQNLGPSDRLSVISFSSTAHRLFPLSRMTDLGRQQALRAVNSLSSNGGTNIAEGLKKGAKVLVDRKLKNPVASIIMLSDGQDTYTFNGSSSARPQIDYESLLPVSILHNNHSGMQQIPVHTFGVGADHDPVTAHTISNASGGTFSVIENESTIQDAFAQCIGGLLSVVVQDLQVEVRCIHPTLQLGSIQAGSYQASITERARCATVHFGDLYAEEERDFLLTLNIPVDESEGEMPLLKVKCVYKNPITKEPITLDEVSEVQIQRLDRVGEQAVSLEVDRQRNRFRAAEAISEARVAAERGDLAGAVSVLDNCYRTVSESASGRGSDQLCAALCAELKEMKERMATKHMYEASGRAYMLSGLSSHSWQRATARGDSVDMGSAVQSYQTPSMVDMVTRSRTMILEAPPSQRTLIPTHSFPVRALQPPSPR; encoded by the exons ATGACCGGTACATGGAAGAAACTCAAGATGGCTTTTGGGACTCGTATGTGTCTCCATCTTCCTCGTGTTGCTGGGGATTCGACGCCGTCTAGTAATGTTGCTCCCATGTCCTCTGAGGCCGTTTCTCCGATGGGTAGTGCTTCAAATTGCCGCCAATCTTCGCCGATTCATTCTTCGTCTAGTTCCCGTGTATCCAAAAGCGGATCAAGGTCTTCTAGG AGGACCTGTGCAATATGCTTGATCACCATGAAAGCAGGGAATGGGCATGCTATTTTCACTGCAGAGTGTTCTCActctttccatttccattgcATTGCCTCAAATGTAAAGCATGGGAGCCAAATTTGCCCTGTTTGCAGAGcgaaatggaaagaaattccTTTCCAGATTTCCACTTCGGATTACGCTAGCCCCAGAACCAACCCAGTTGGCTCGGCCCCAGATGATCCGTGGATGGCTATGGTTCGACAGATGGCTTCTCCTCGCTCCGATACTGGTAGACAGATCTCCTCTCTTTTTCATGGTTCTGAACCAGTAgcttatgatgatgatgaagctTTAGATCAACAACCTCATGCCACCGAGAGAAACACATCAAATGATGGTGCCGCTGTTCATAGTTGCACTGATAAAGTAGAGGTCAAAACGTACCCTGAAATTTCAGCTGTTCCAAGATCAGTTTCTCGTGATCACTTCTCTGTGTTAGTCCATGTCAAGGCTCCTTTCTCCATTGCTACACAAAATAACTCTAGAAGCCAGGCTGCATTGCCTCTATTGAATCAACCTTCTCGTGCACCAGTTGATCTGGTAACAGTGCTTGATGTTAGTGGCAGTATGGCAGGTACGAAGCTCGCCCTGCTCAAACGTGCTATGGGTTTTGTGATCCAGAATCTCGGCCCTTCTGATCGGCTTTCGGTCATATCATTCTCCTCAACCGCTCATCGTCTTTTCCCGCTTTCTCGAATGACTGACCTTGGACGACAGCAGGCATTGCGGGCTGTTAATTCTCTATCATCAAACGGTGGGACAAACATTGCTGAAGGCTTGAAGAAAGGTGCCAAGGTGTTGGTTGACCGCAAGTTGAAGAACCCTGTTGCTAGCATTATAATGTTGTCTGATGGGCAGGATACATATACTTTCAATGGTTCTAGTAGTGCTCGTCCTCAAATAGATTACGAGTCCCTCCTTCCAGTTTCAATTCTTCACAATAACCACTCTGGAATGCAGCAGATACCGGTGCATACGTTTGGAGTCGGTGCAGACCATGATCCCGTGACAGCGCATACGATTTCCAACGCATCAGGGGGCACATTTTCAGTTATAGAAAACGAAAGCACAATCCAGGATGCATTCGCTCAGTGCATCGGTGGCCTCTTGAGCGTGGTGGTGCAGGATCTGCAG GTTGAAGTAAGATGCATTCACCCAACTCTGCAGCTTGGTTCAATACAAGCAGGAAGTTACCAAGCCAGCATCACAGAACGTGCAAGATGTGCCACCGTACACTTCGGAGACTTATATGCCGAAGAAGAGAGGGACTTTTTGTTGACACTCAACATTCCAGTTGATGAATCTGAAGGTGAGATGCCATTGCTAAAGGTTAAATGCGTTTACAAGAACCCCATCACCAAAGAGCCAATCACTTTGGACGAGGTCAGTGAGGTTCAAATACAGAGGCTAGACAGAGTAGGGGAACAAGCAGTGTCATTAGAAGTAGACAGACAGCGAAATAGATTTCGAGCAGCAGAGGCGATATCGGAGGCTAGAGTTGCTGCGGAACGGGGTGATTTAGCTGGTGCAGTGTCTGTGTTGGACAATTGTTATAGAACCGTGTCTGAATCAGCATCTGGTCGAGGTAGCGACCAATTATGTGCGGCTCTTTGCGCCGAGCTGAAGGAAATGAAGGAAAGAATGGCGACGAAGCATATGTACGAGGCGTCTGGAAGAGCATATATGCTGTCGGGATTGAGCTCGCATTCATGGCAGAGAGCAACTGCGAGAGGGGATTCAGTGGACATGGGAAGCGCAGTGCAGAGTTATCAAACGCCATCAATGGTGGATATGGTGACTCGTTCTCGGACCATGATATTGGAGGCGCCGCCATCTCAAAGAACACTGATTCCCACTCACTCTTTCCCGGTGAGAGCACTGCAGCCGCCATCTCCGCGGTAA
- the LOC111796028 gene encoding exosome complex component RRP41-like isoform X1, whose protein sequence is MAKKATPATTTYSPSPTTHKTRPPIFRSDDVDWVRPDGRGFHQCRPAYAVFRTGAVNAASGSAYAEFGNTKVIVSVFGPRESKKAMMYSDIDRLNCSVSYSTFSTPVRGQGSENKEFSSMLHKALEGAIILEMFPKTTVDVFALVLESGGIDLPVVISCASLALADAGIMLYDLVASVSVSCFGKNLLIDPMLEEENYEDGSLMITCMPSRCELTQLTITGEWSTAKINEGMQLCVDALCKLVKIMRSCLKESATISEE, encoded by the exons ATGGCAAAAAAAGCGACACCTGCTACGACTACGTATTCTCCGTCTCCTACTACCCACAAAACCAGGCCACCCATCTTCAGAAGCGACGACGTCGATTGGGTTCGCCCAGATGGCCGAGGCTTCCACCAGTGCCGTCCTGCTT ATGCAGTTTTCAGGACTGGTGCTGTAAATGCTGCTTCAGGTTCAGCTTATGCAGAGTTTGGTAATACCAAGGTCATTGTTTCTGT TTTTGGCCCTAGAGAAAGTAAGAAAGCAATGATGTACAGTGATATTGACCGGCTGAATTGTAGTGTCAGTTATTCAACATTTTCGACTCCAGTTCGGGGACAG GGATCAGAAAACAAGGAGTTCTCTTCGATGCTACATAAAGCTTTGGAAGGGGCAATAATACTGGAGATGTTCCCCAAGACAACTGTTGATGTATTTGCCTTGGTGTTGGAATCTGGAGGCA TTGACCTTCCTGTTGTAATATCATGTGCTAGTCTTGCTCTTGCTGATGCAGGGATTATGCTTTATGATCTTGTTGCCTCAGTTTCTGTG AGCTGCTTTGGGAAGAATCTTCTTATTGATCCTATGTTGGAGGAGGAAAACTACGAAGATGGAAGTTTGATGATAACTTGTATGCCATCTCGTTGCGAACTCACTCAGCTCACTATCACAGGCGAGTGGTCAACTGCTAAAATTAATGAG GGTATGCAACTTTGCGTTGATGCGTTATGTAAGCTTGTGAAGATCATGCGGTCATGTTTGAAGGAATCTGCCACCATTTCAGAGGAATAA
- the LOC111796028 gene encoding exosome complex component RRP41-like isoform X2, with translation MAKKATPATTTYSPSPTTHKTRPPIFRSDDVDWVRPDGRGFHQCRPAFFRTGAVNAASGSAYAEFGNTKVIVSVFGPRESKKAMMYSDIDRLNCSVSYSTFSTPVRGQGSENKEFSSMLHKALEGAIILEMFPKTTVDVFALVLESGGIDLPVVISCASLALADAGIMLYDLVASVSVSCFGKNLLIDPMLEEENYEDGSLMITCMPSRCELTQLTITGEWSTAKINEGMQLCVDALCKLVKIMRSCLKESATISEE, from the exons ATGGCAAAAAAAGCGACACCTGCTACGACTACGTATTCTCCGTCTCCTACTACCCACAAAACCAGGCCACCCATCTTCAGAAGCGACGACGTCGATTGGGTTCGCCCAGATGGCCGAGGCTTCCACCAGTGCCGTCCTGCTT TTTTCAGGACTGGTGCTGTAAATGCTGCTTCAGGTTCAGCTTATGCAGAGTTTGGTAATACCAAGGTCATTGTTTCTGT TTTTGGCCCTAGAGAAAGTAAGAAAGCAATGATGTACAGTGATATTGACCGGCTGAATTGTAGTGTCAGTTATTCAACATTTTCGACTCCAGTTCGGGGACAG GGATCAGAAAACAAGGAGTTCTCTTCGATGCTACATAAAGCTTTGGAAGGGGCAATAATACTGGAGATGTTCCCCAAGACAACTGTTGATGTATTTGCCTTGGTGTTGGAATCTGGAGGCA TTGACCTTCCTGTTGTAATATCATGTGCTAGTCTTGCTCTTGCTGATGCAGGGATTATGCTTTATGATCTTGTTGCCTCAGTTTCTGTG AGCTGCTTTGGGAAGAATCTTCTTATTGATCCTATGTTGGAGGAGGAAAACTACGAAGATGGAAGTTTGATGATAACTTGTATGCCATCTCGTTGCGAACTCACTCAGCTCACTATCACAGGCGAGTGGTCAACTGCTAAAATTAATGAG GGTATGCAACTTTGCGTTGATGCGTTATGTAAGCTTGTGAAGATCATGCGGTCATGTTTGAAGGAATCTGCCACCATTTCAGAGGAATAA
- the LOC111795964 gene encoding LOW QUALITY PROTEIN: protein CNGC15b-like (The sequence of the model RefSeq protein was modified relative to this genomic sequence to represent the inferred CDS: inserted 1 base in 1 codon): protein MIHGDTRLTTLELRPEXSFGEIFMAYGSSRSVRFQDDLESSTLPTINGGGVKKIIYNLDGTHIPESTASRKSGRSLRAKVLSRVFSEDYERVQRKILDPRGQAIRRWNKIFLVACLISLFVDPLFFYLPVVRDNVCIDIGVGLEVVLTIIRTIADVFYTVHILIKFRTAYVAPSSRVFGRGELVIDTCKIAVRYLRHGFWIDFIAAVPVPQVLIWIVIPNLSGSIMTNTKNFLRFFLIFQYIPRLFLIFPLSTQIVKATGLVTQTAWAGAAYNLILYMLASHVLGACWYLLSIERQEACWRTLCKFDKSCNNGFFDCHKIDDPQRGSWFRTSNIKNTCNPNDPFYQFGIYGDSITFHVTTSPFFNKYFYCLWWGLKNLSSLGQNLATSTFVGEIVFAIIVATLGLVLFALLIGNMQKYLQSTTVRLEEWRIRRTDTEQWMHHRQLPPELRQSVRRYDQYKWVATRGVDEESLLRSLPLDLRRDIKRHLCLDLVRRVPLFDQMDERMLDAICERLKPALSTEGTFLVREGDPVNEMLFIIRGHLDSYTTNGGRTGFFNSCCIGPGDFCGEELLTWALDPRPSVVLPSSTRTVKAISEVEAFALIAEDLKFVSSQFRRLHSKQLRHKFRFYSHQWRTWAACFVQAAWRRYKRRKGRAELMARERYPATNLDSPFSPPTASNSDTCSGNPRIRMNKRCVSDAGVVSSLQKPEEPDFSIVEE, encoded by the exons ATGATTCATGGTGACACCAG GTTGACTACATTAGAACTCCGGCCAG GTTCATTTGGGGAGATCTTTATGGCTTATGGTAGTTCTAGATCCGTAAG ATTCCAAGATGATCTTGAATCATCCACCCTGCCTACTATCAATGGTGGTGGCGTGAAGAAGATCATATACAACCTTGATGGCACACATATACCAGAATCGACGGCTTCCAGGAAGTCTGGAAGATCCTTGCGAGCTAAAGTTCTGTCTAGAGTTTTCTCTGAGGATTATGAGAGAGtgcaaagaaaaatattggatCCTAGAGGACAAGCCATAAGGAGATGGAATAAAATCTTTCTAGTAGCTTGTTTAATCTCTTTGTTTGTAGACccacttttcttttacttgccTGTCGTCCGGGATAACGTCTGCATTGATATAGGAGTAGGTCTCGAAGTCGTCCTCACAATTATAAGAACAATAGCTGATGTTTTCTACACAGTTCATATTCTCATTAAGTTCCGTACAGCTTATGTCGCGCCCTCTTCTCGTGTATTTGGGAGAGGAGAGCTTGTTATAGACACTTGTAAGATAGCAGTAAGGTATCTACGGCATGGTTTCTGGATTGATTTCATTGCAGCAGTGCCAGTTCCTCAG GTACTGATATGGATTGTCATCCCCAACCTCAGTGGCTCAATAATGACAAACACCAAGAACTTTCTGCGGTTCTTTCTCATATTCCAGTACATCCCAAGGCTTTTTCTCATATTTCCTCTCTCAACACAAATTGTTAAGGCCACTGGACTTGTGACACAAACAGCATGGGCTGGAGCTGCTTATAACCTGATCCTGTATATGTTGGCAAGCCAT GTTCTAGGAGCTTGCTGGTACCTTCTTTCAATTGAGCGACAAGAAGCATGCTGGAGAACACTTTGTAAGTTTGACAAATCTTGTAACAATGGATTCTTCGACTGTCATAAGATCGATGACCCTCAAAGGGGCTCGTGGTTTCGTACGAGCAACATCAAAAACACATGCAATCCAAATGATCCCTTTTATCAATTTGGTATATATGGTGATTCAATAACTTTCCATGTCACAACCTCACCGTTTTTCAACAAGTACTTCTACTGTCTTTGGTGGGGTCTGAAAAATCTCAG TTCCTTGGGACAAAATCTTGCCACAAGCACTTTTGTTGGGGAAATAGTTTTTGCCATAATTGTGGCAACTCTTGGACTGGTTCTGTTTGCATTGCTCATTGGCAATATGCAG aaatacCTCCAATCGACGACTGTCCGGTTAGAAGAGTGGAGAATAAGGAGAACTGATACAGAGCAATGGATGCATCACAGGCAGCTACCTCCAGAGCTCAGACAATCTGTCCGCAGATATGATCAGTATAAGTGGGTAGCAACTCGAGGAGTTGATGAAGAATCGCTGCTTAGAAGCCTTCCATTGGATCTCCGAAGAGACATAAAACGTCACCTCTGCCTCGATCTTGTTCGAAGG GTTCCATTGTTCGATCAAATGGATGAAAGAATGCTAGATGCAATATGCGAGAGACTTAAGCCTGCCTTGAGCACAGAAGGCACATTTCTGGTGCGAGAGGGAGATCCAGTCAATGAAATGCTATTCATAATCAGAGGACATCTCGATTCATACACCACTAATGGCGGCAGAACAGGATTCTTCAACTCCTGTTGTATCGGTCCAGGTGATTTCTGTGGTGAGGAGCTACTAACATGGGCACTCGATCCTCGTCCCAGCGTTGTACTTCCTTCTTCCACTCGCACGGTCAAAGCCATCTCAGAAGTAGAAGCATTCGCTCTCATAGCAGAGGATTTGAAATTCGTATCCTCCCAGTTCAGAAGACTCCACAGCAAACAACTCAGACACAAATTTCGATTCTACTCGCATCAATGGCGAACATGGGCTGCCTGCTTTGTTCAAGCAGCATGGCGGCGATATAAGAGACGCAAAGGAAGAGCCGAGCTCATGGCTAGAGAGAGGTATCCAGCTACCAACCTCGACTCGCCATTTTCACCACCAACTGCATCAAATTCGGATACATGTTCAGGAAACCCTAGAATAAGGATGAACAAGCGCTGTGTGTCGGATGCTGGGGTAGTAAGCTCACTGCAGAAGCCAGAAGAGCCCGACTTCTCCATTGTTGaggaatga